The Pyrus communis chromosome 14, drPyrComm1.1, whole genome shotgun sequence sequence TTACCTTGATTTGGGGACTTAATTTGCGTCGACTTGGAGAGCGTGGTGGCCCGTCGTTTAGAATGAGAGGGAGAGATTCGCGTGGTGATCTGGGTTCAAGATTTAGGGTTCAcgggaaagagagagggagagatgagcgagaaggaagaaagaaagagttaGAGGTCTGCGGGAAGAAAGCTTTGGGGTTCAAGATTTGGAGGTGTACAGGAAAGaattggaaaattgaaaaaaaccgCCTATTTTTCACTATTGCACCGCCAAAATTATCACAACTGGCGTGACATAGGTATACAATttgacgtcgcgcaaagtggtttTGTGCGATGATCACATTAAAATGCgtgtaaggttttttttttttaaattattataagaattgctgaaaatgtgactttcctcctttcaaattcaattttttttttttttttttacaaaaaccccacaataatatatttttctgagaaaaacacacaataatttttttttacatatatatcattcaatttcttaagtgttataaatacaaaataaataaattaaaatatacttagtaaatatatatatacacacacacaccattaaacttgatgggaaacgcattgtacgaaactcatttcaaagatccaactgtcaaacttgtttgtatatgtttcaagatcacatacgccaaaaatcacaaaaaataaacattcagatatcaagtaataGGACAAAcattttcgacggctataaacgaaaaatcacgatttaacggttattttaactctgattgtgatgattttttacaactacactcttTAACCCTATACGAATACAACGAACTGATTCaattgtcaatttaaaatatttacacaagtggataccacaaaatcttatgttatacttgatgtaAGTATTAATAaattccaagtgttagtgaatctatcctTTCGATGGgaaacgcattgtacgaaactagtttgaacgatccaaccgtcaaacttgtttgtatatgctttgagatcgcatatgccaaaaatcggaaaaaataaacattcaaagattatgTAACAGGACAAatcttttcgacggctataaaagaaaaatcacgatttaacggttattttaactccgattttgatgattttttatagctacactctttAACCTTATAttaatacaatgaactaatttgattgtctatttaaaacatttacacaagtggataccacaaaagaaaaaggcaatgcaagaaccccaaaagaaaaggaaaagggcaaaaaaaatagataaataaaagACTTAGCACAATGTAGGTACACCTGTGTCGTgcaaagtcttttttttttttttttttttgtttttttgccctttttgcttatgagtacaaaataactaaattaaaatctacttagtaaatacatataccattgaacttCATGGGAAATGCATTGtacaaaattagtttcaataatccaaccgtcaaacttgtttgtatatacttaaagatcgcatatgccaaaaatcacaaaaaataaacatttaaaaatcTAGTAATCGGACAAAACtgttcgacggttataaatgaaaaatcagagtttaacggttattgtaacttcaattttgatgattttttacagctacactccttgatcctatatgaatacaataaactaattcgatcgtcaatttaaaatgtttacacaattggataccataaaatcttatgttatgcttattgaaagtataaataaactccaagtgttagtgaatctattgttttgatgggaaacgcattgtacgaaactagtttcaacgatccaaccatcaaacttgtttgtgtatgcttcgagatcgcatacgccacaaatcgcaaaaaacaaacattcaaagattatgtaacgggacaaaccttttcgacagctataaatgaaaatcatgatttaacgatttttttaactctaattttgatgattttttatagctacactctttaaacctatatgaatacaatgaactaattcaatcgtcattttaaaacatttacacaagtggataccacaaaagaaaaaggcaatgcaagaaccccaaaagaaaagcaaaagcgaaaaaaaaaaaaaaaactttgcacGACATAGGTATTGCGTCGTGCAAAATAGCTTTGCGCAATGCAGTTGCACCTACCTTGCTTAAAGTTGTATTGCACGACGCCAACCTTCATCGCGCAAAGGTCGTTTGCGTGAAGTCTTGTGTTTTGCGTcgcgcaaacatactttgcgccACGAAATTTGCTCCGTCGCACAAAcatgtttttctactagtgtcatgtttgagagagtgagagtcaaggaatatgtgaaagaaaattttcaatgtgtCTGTTTAGAATAGTATATTACATGctattatataatttaaaagattttagaataatataaaattatataatgacATTTAACGTAACGTATCGTGTTTTGAGCATACTAAAAATTTTATTGATTAAGTGGAGATCAGGAGTGAGAGCATAATGCCCCTCCACTGATAAGTGGCGCTCAGGAGTGAGTGAATAATGCCCTTCCATTTTATGATTACCAACACGCATTTATTGAGCTCGAGAAGATAAGAGGAGCTCAGAAACACTTTTACTATTTTGCTggaagtttttcttttattagttGCATTcttataaaaatttcaattgCTCTTAGAAACTTGATGGGACTAGAGTCACTAGATGCTTCTTTAGAAAATGTCTATATGATataattagtttaaattttgtGAGACGGTGATAAGCCCTAGCAATATTTTATGACACAAAATGTTAGAAGGTCAAGCATTAACATGTGCAAAAAATAAGTGTAGCAGAGATTataatgcttcgttggatgtgggAGTTAGTCGTTGGTAGACAGTTGTTCGCACGAACTGGCTTATGCTTCTTTGAACATGAACAAAAATTAGGTTGAGACATGTAAGTCACTGTCCTTAAAAGTAGATTTTACCCATCGATGTAGTAGTTTACGACGCCCTACCCTCCAGGATACAACAACCTATTGACTTTTGTAAGCGTATACTCACAATACTCAAGTCGAATGAACAACTTGAATCTTtccctaaaaaaaatgaaattgcaaGACAATAATATAGAGAATACACACTCGATTAGAGAATAGAGATGATGATCATGTGTATTGAAAAAAACTCATGGTTGTCAGTACAAATACTAGAGACTAAgtccttaggccatctccaactgaaaggTCCAGAGGGTCAAAGGgcagaaaatagcctgaaaactgtttccaaccgagggccaagccaaggggctcgtgggccccactggacaaaaaagggccaaatgGCCAACCAAGTGGCCCAAATGAGCTAGCCAACCGGACCTGGGCCATGCCAGAATTCAAATTGCAACAGCTACTTAGCTGACGTCAACTAgctgttattttttattttgatattgattttgattttttttacagttttttttgttttacaattttttttttgaatttgatattttttttcctataacttcctaagccattaaacaacattaaattaaattaagtaacatgaaacaacattaaacaatatgaaacaacattaaataacattaaacaacataaaaaattatttaataacaagaaacttaaacaacatttttaaaaacatttaacaacataaaacttaaacacctacttcatgcttcttttggcccaaagatgtgcaacaagatcctctCGTAGGTACTTGGTTGTGGCATGGGAACATATCATCCTATAacgcctcatgtactcatttaaagagataCTATCAGTTATTGGATTCAAAGGCAAATTAGgctcatcatatatttttgcacatgccattcttgacctatttggatcctCTTAGTCGTCATCAagctctccatcaatatactcatctcgctcatcctccataatcatgttgtgtaatatgatgcaagacatcatgatagAGTACAAATTTTATCGACTCCACCATCTTGCCGGTTCCTTGATGATCTTCCACCATGCTTGTAAAATACtgaaagctctctcaacatctttcaggtatgcctcttggtgtaaggtaaaacaCTTATTGGCATCATTTTTAGGGTTTGGAATTTCTTAGACAAGTGTCACCCACTTTGGGTAGAAGCCATGTGCTAAGTAATACCTCATATTATACTGACAGTCGTTGATGTAGTAGTTGAGTTGAGGTGATTTACCTTCCGCCAGGTTATTGAAAAGGGGTGAACGCCTAATAACTGTACTGTCATTTTGGGATCgagggactccaaagaaagcatgctaGATCCATGTGTCATACGAGGCAACCGCCTCTAACATAATAGTTGGCTTTCTCGACCTTCCACTAAAGCCTATTTGCCATCCGATGAGACAGTTCTTCCAATTccaatgcatgcagtctaatAACCCTATCATGCTCGGAAACCCACGGTCTTCAGCTTTGCGAATGAGCCGATCCAGATCTTCATAATTTAACTCGCGACGGTATTTCTCTTTATAAAGCTAAACAACTGTGTTACAGAATTCAGCAAAAATATCgaggcatgtagactcagacataccatAGGTTTCATCCATCGAATCAGTTGGGAATCCATAGGCCATCATTCGTAGTGCAACAATAACTTTCTGATGAGGTGAAAAACCAGGGTGACCCGCTCTGTCCAGCTTCTGttgaaagtatggattgacctGTTGAACATCATGAAGTAAACGCTCAAATACATGACGCCTTATCCGGAAGCGACGTTTGAAATCATCTTCTGTGTACACCGAGTTAGGGTTGAAATAGTTGTTTATTAGATTGGCATGCGTCATCGCTCTATTTCGTGGCTTATAAGAGCAACCAGTAACAGAGCCACCTCATTGAGGTTGTTCGTCAGTTGGCTGACACGCCATGGTCACAGCCATGGCTGCCACATATTGTGTGTTGTgccatgcttcatcttcttcattagactcctcatcttctcgtctcatctgcgcccatttttcttccaattcggaattggatgaggacccccaaCTGGAATTTGAataggatccaaagttggaattcattgtaaacttgaattgaaagagattgaattcaaaggtgtgtgaattatagcccaatatccgCGCTATTTATAGccaagaaaaattcaaatctaacggcaaattctcattttttttcctataaatttaagttattgtagtttttaaatttaatttgtagtttttaaatttaagttgtagtttttaaatataagttgtagtttttaaatttaaataataaattatgtttggccctcggttggagaccgttttttgtgatagggctaaaacaagccctatggcgctcggttagagatggtaagaaatatggccatgcactattcattaaaatattaatttcttggagggccagaaggctaaaacgagccctctggccctccttcggttggagatggtcttaaaaCTCGTTGTACAATCATGGCAAttgaaacaaattaaataaaaagattattATGTCTATGCAATTAATATAATTGTTAACCAATTAAAAAGAGAACTGAAGTAtttgttttcaaccaatttgAAAACAACAGCTGGTAGAAACTATCCATAGAATGTGTAGCATAAAAATTCAATCTATAAGGTTTGTTTTAGTTAAGTCCTATTTAGGGATGACAGTTCAACCCATTAAATCTGATATCTGCCCGAATAAAGCAGATTTGGGGATAAAAATTCAAGTACTTTTTATATATGGGAAGAAAATGTGAATACTATTCAATTTGAAaagtgttgtggcctatattaaCTGACAAGGAATTGAGGGTGCAGTAAGGAGAGAAAGAGTGGAGAAAGTGTAGAGATTTCTCCGTGTTTATGAGATGTTGTTATCCCCAAGCGCAgtgcatttatttatagtagtataaAGGAGAGAAATTACTTGTCCTCCAAGTAAATACAATCTTAGTAGGAATTACTGATCTGGAAACACGCTAGTCTTAGACAAAGAAACATGCATATGGAACTAAATCTCACGAAAACCCaatggctatggtaaaacccaagacGGGACAaaaacccatagtctaaggaaagtGCGTGAGAAACTGTCAAGCCAAATTAAATGTCTACGGGACGTATATCTCGGATATGACCAACCTATGATGGGTACATCGTTAAAACtttgttaggtagcaaaaacccaaaggGATCAATGCTCGTAatcatagggaaaaagagtacattaagatcaagtgagtatggtCTTCCTGAATTTGACATGATTCCAAAGAAAGCTAACAATGGTACAACTCTAAAAGTTTATGCAtgccaattccttgaacaagcttctgaaatgtcATATTCAACaaagatttggtgaagaggtcggccagGTTGTCTTGAGAACGGATTTGTTTAACTTCAATCTTATACTGCTCTTGTTGCTGATGTGAGAACAAATCCAAATCCATCGTACCTTTGAGGTAAtggaagatgtctttaacaTTTGTCCAGTAACTGCGTGTGGGCaaattactgtatcttgcc is a genomic window containing:
- the LOC137714348 gene encoding uncharacterized protein, producing MTHANLINNYFNPNSVYTEDDFKRRFRIRRHVFERLLHDVQQVNPYFQQKLDRAGHPGFSPHQKVIVALRMMAYGFPTDSMDETYGMSESTCLDIFAEFCNTVV